The Pseudomonas aeruginosa genome includes the window CGCCCTGGCCAAGGCGCTGGACAAGGTCGAGGCGACCTGGGACCCGCGTCCGACCGTGGGCGTGGTACTGGCCGCCGGCGGCTATCCGGGCGACTACGCCAAGGGCGAGGTCATCGAAGGCCTGGCCGAGGCCGCCGCGCTGGAGGGCAAGGTGTTCCACGCCGGCACCGCGCTGAAGGATGGCCAGGTGGTCACCTCCGGCGGCCGCGTGCTCTGTGCCACCGCCATCGGCGAGAGCGTGTCCGCCGCCCAGCAACAGGCCTATCGCCTGGCCGAGAAGATCCGCTGGAACGGCTGCTTCTACCGCAAGGACATCGGCTACCGTGCCATCGCCCGCGAGCGCGGCGAGTCCTGACCGGGCCCGAAGCCGCGGGCGCCGCACGGCGCTTCCGCGGCCTATGCCGTTGCCACGGCCACTTGGCTATAATCCGGCCATTCACCTTCGAAGGGACTTCGCCGTGGTACGGCTTCGGATCGCCATAGGACTACTCGTCAGCTTCCTGCTGCTTCTGCTCGGTCCGATGTCGCCGGCGGTCGCGGACGACGCCGGCGTTTCCAGCGTTCCCCTGCAAACCACCGCCACCACCCCCAGCGTCAACCAGAACTGGCGCCTGCTGCGCGACGAGAGCGCGCAACTGCGGATCGCCGACGTCCTCCAGCGCAAGGAGCAGTTCCGCCCGCTGGCCAAGCGCTCCTTCATCTTCCCCGCCAGCCCCCAGGCGGTCTGGCTGCAGGTCCAGCTTCCCGCGCAGAAGGTGCCGAGCTGGCTATGGATCTTCGCCCCGCGGGTGCAGTACCTGGACTACTACCTGGTGCAGGACGGCCAACTGGTGCGGGACCAGCACACCGGCGAGTCGCGACCGTTCCAGGAGCGCCCGCTGCCCTCGCGCTCCTACCTGTTCTCGCTGCCGGTCGACGGCAAGCCGATGACCCTGTACGTGCGGATGACCTCCAACCATCCGCTGATGGCCTGGTTCGACCAGATCGACGAAGCCGGCCTGGTCGGCCTGGAGAAGCCCGCCTACGCCTTCGGCATGCTGCTCGGCGGCATGCTCCTGCTGCTGATGTACAACCTGATCCGCTTCGCCTACTCGCGCAGCGCCAGCAGCCTGTGGCTGGCGGCGGTGCACGCGGCGCTGGCGGTCTGCGCCGCGGCGAACCTGGGGCTGGTGGCGTTCTGGCTGCCGGGACTCAAGTTCAACCAGTCGCTGACCGCCGACCTCGGCGCCCTCGGCGCCGCGGTGAGCCTGCTGTGGTTCGCCTGCAGCTTCTTCCGCGGCACTGCGGAAAGCCGCCTGAACCGCCTCCTGCAAGGCGAGGCGCTGTTGATCCTGGCGGTCGGCGCGATCATCGCCTTCACCCAGCAACTCTGGTTCAGCTGGCTGATCTACCTGCTGGTGATCCTCAGTTCGCTCAGCGTCCCGCTGATCGCGGCCTGGCACTGGTATCGCGGCTACCAGCCGGCGCGCCTGATCGTTGCCGGGATGATCGTGTTCAACGCCGGCTTCATGGTGTTCCTGCCGGTACTGTTCGGCACCAAGCAACTCGATCCGGGCTGGCTGGTGCTCGGCGTGTTCAGCTTCGCCACCCTCGCCGGGCTGGTCCTGAGCGTCTCGCTCACCGAACGCCAGCGGCTGATCCAGCAGCTCAACCTGCAACAGCGCACCAGCGAGGCGGCGCACACCGCGGAATTGCAGACCAAGGCCGAGTTCCTGGCCAAGATCAGCCACGAGATCCGCACGCCCATGAACGGCGTGCTGGGCATGACCGAACTGCTCCTCGGCACCCCGTTGTCGGCGAAGCAGCGCGACTACGTGCAGACCATCCACAGCGCCGGCAACGAGCTGCTCACGCTGATCAACGAGATCCTCGACATCTCCAAGCTGGAGTCCGGGCAGATCGAGCTGGACGAAGTGCAGTTCGACCTCAACGCGTTGATCGAGGACTGCCTGGATATCTTCCGGGTCAAGGCCGAGCAGCAGCGCATCGAGCTGATCAGCTTCACCCAGCCGCAGGTGCCGCGGGTCATCGGCGGCGATCCGACGCGCCTGCGCCAGGTGGTCCTGAGCCTGCTGGACAACGCGTTCAAGCAGACCGAGGAAGGCGAGATCCTGCTGGTGGTGGCCCTCGACGACCAGGGCGAGACGCCACGCCTGCGCATCGCCGTGCAGGACAGCGGCCACCCGTTCGACGCCAAGGAGCGCGAGGCGCTGCTCACCGCCGAGCTGCACAGCGGCGACTTCCTTTCCGCCAGCAAGCTCGGCAGCCACCTCGGCCTGATCATCGCCCGCCAACTGGTGCGGCTGATGGGCGGGGAGTTCGGCATCCAGTCCGGCAGCAGCCAGGGCACCACCCTGTCGCTGACCCTGCCGCTCGACCCGCAGCAGCTGGAGAACCCCACCGCCGACCTCGACGGCCCGCTGCAGGGCGCCCGGCTGCTGGTGGTGGACGACAACGAAACCTGCCGCAAGGTGCTGGTGCAGCAGTGCAGCGGCTGGGGCCTGAACGTCAGCGCGGTGTCGTCCGGCAAGGAGGCGCTGGCCCAGTTGCGCACCAAGGCGCACCTGCGCGAGTACTTCGACGTGGTCCTGCTCGACCAGGACATGCCCGGCATGACCGGCATGCAACTGGCGGCGAAGATCAAGGAAGACCCCAACCTCAACCACGACATCCTGCTGATCATGCTCACCGGGATCAGCAACGCGCCGAGCAAGATCATCGCCCGCAACGCCGGGATCAAGCGCATCCTGGCCAAGCCGGTGGCCGGCTACACGCTGAAGGCGACCCTCGCCGACGAACTCGCCCAGCGCGGCGTCAGCGGCGTCACCAACTACCTGCAACCGGCCAAGGAAGCGCAGGCGCCGAGCCTGCCGAGCGACTTCCGGATCCTCGTCGCCGAGGACAACAGCATCTCCACCAAGGTCATCCGCGGCATGTTGAACAAGCTCAACCTCCAGCCGGACACCGCCAGCAACGGCCAGGAGGCGCTCAGCGCGATGAAGGCGACCCAGTACGACCTGGTGCTGATGGACTGCGAGATGCCGGTTCTGGACGGCTTCTCCGCCACCGAGCAGCTCCGCGCCTGGGAAGCCCACGAACAGCGCCCGCATACCCCGGTGGTGGCGCTCACCGCGCACATCCTCAGCGAACACAAGGAACGCGCGCGGCTGGTCGGCATGGACGGGCACATGGCCAAGCCGGTGGAGCTGTCGCAATTGCGTGAGCTGATCGCCTACTGGGTCGGCGAACGCGATCGCCGCCGCCAGGGCGACGCCCTGCCCTCCTGAGGGCAGCGACGTGCTCCGGCGCTGCACCCGGCCTCCGCCACGGCGGATAACCGCACGCGGTTATTCGCCCTACGCCCCGGTGGTCCCGCCCCTGTAGGGCGCATGACGCCAACGGCGTTATCCGCCGACACCGCCATTTCCGCCACGGCGGATAACCGCACGCGGCTATTCGCCCTACGCCCCGGTGGTCCCGCCTCCCGTAGGGCGCATAACGCCACCGATACCGCCATTTCCGCCACGGCGGATAACCGCAAGCGGCTATTCGCCCTACGCCCCGGTGGTCCCGGCTCCCGTAGGGCGCATGACGCCAACGGCGTTATCCGCCGACATCCGGCCTCGTTGTCACATGCCACGCGAACCGGCATATTGCCAACCCGCCGGACATCGCACCGGCCCGTCGCACGCTATGCTCATGCCCACACCCGGACCGGAAGCGCCTCCATGCATTTGCTGTTCAGCGTCTACCTGAAGATGCTGGTGCTCTATAGCCCCTTCTTCGTGCTGTCCTGCTTCATCAGCCTCAGCCGCGGCTTCGGCCCGCGCGACCGCAAGCGCATGGCCTGGCGGGTGGCCCTGGCGGCGCTGATCGCCAGCGTCGCGCTGTACCTGTTCGGCCGCTACATCTTCATCCTCTTCGGTATCACCGCCGACGCCTTCCGCATCGGCGCCGGCAGCGTGCTGTTCATCTCCGCGCTGGGCATGGCCCAGGGCCGCGCGGCGGTGCAGAGCGACAACGTGCAGCAGGACGTGACCATCGTCCCGCTGACCATTCCTCTCACCGTCGGCCCCGGCACCATCGGCGCGCTGCTGGTGATGGGCGTCGGCCAGGGCTGGGAGGCCAAGCTGATCTCCCTGGTGGCGATCTTCCTCGCCTGCCTGACCCTCGGCACCACGCTCTATCTTTCCGACCGCATCGAACGCCTGCTTGGCGACCAGGGGCTACAGATCGTCAGTCGCCTGATGGGCCTGTTCGTCTGCGCACTGGCGGCGCAGATCATCGTCACCGGCCTGAAGGGTTCGCTGTTCCCAGGCTGAGCGCACCAGCCTGAGGCGGACGCCCTGGATGCCGCGCCCTGACGCACCGCGGTGGTGCCAGGACGGAGCGACGGCGTACCCATGGACGCGCCGCCGGCGGCAAGGAGGGAGGTCAGCGCGACGCCTCCCCTTCCGGAGCCCACGGCGCCTTCTCCGTCGATATCCGGCGAAAACCCGTTGAAAACGCAGCCTTCCCCGGCATAGCCAGACCTGCTCGGCATGCTTCCCTGGCGACTCGCGGCGCCTTTTCGCCGACCGATACCGGCCAGCGCCAAGAAGAGGCACAGCCTTTGCTCTGGAGCCTCGACGAAGAGATCCAGGCCGCAGTGCGCACCCCGCCGTCCACCGGACGGATGCCCGACGACAAGCACGACGCCTCCTGAAAACTGCCGCCCCGACCGCTGGTGAATGGAGAACAACACCAATGAAACGTCGCAGTCTGCTCAAGGCCTTCACGCTGTCCGCGTCCATCGCTTCCATGGGCCTGTCCTGGTCCATCCAGGCCGCCGAAACCATCAAGGTCGGCATCCTCCACTCGCTGTCCGGGACCATGGCGATCTCCGAGACCTCGCTGAAGGACATGGCCCTGATGACCATCGACGAGATCAACGCCAAGGGCGGGGTCAACGGCAGGAAGCTGGAGGCGGTGGTGGTCGATCCCGCGTCGAACTGGCCGCTGTTCGCGGAAAAGGCCCGCCAGTTGCTGACCCAGGACAAGGTCGCGGTGGTCTTCGGTTGCTGGACCTCGGTGTCGCGCAAATCGGTGTTGCCGGTGTTCGAGGAACTCAACGGATTGCTGTTCTACCCGGTCCAGTACGAGGGCGAGGAACTCTCGCCGAACGTCTTCTATACCGGCGCGGCGCCGAACCAGCAGGCGATCCCGGCGGTGGAGTACCTGATGAGCGAGGACGGCGGCGGCGCCAGGCGCTTCTTCCTGCTCGGCACCGACTATGTCTACCCGCGCACCACCAACAAGATCCTGCGCGCCTTCCTGCACAGCAAGGGCGTGGACGACAAGGACATCCAGGAGGTCTACACGCCGTTCGGCCACAGCGACTACCAGACCATCGTCGCCGACATCAAGAAGTTCGCCGCAGGCGGCAAGACCGCGGTGGTCTCCACCGTCAATGGCGACTCCAACGTGCCCTTCTACAAGGAACTGGCCAACCAGGGCCTGGAAGCCACCGAGGTACCGGTGGTGGCCTTCTCCGTAGGCGAGGAAGAACTGCGCGGCATCGACACCAAGCCGCTGGTCGGCAACCTCGCGGCATGGAACTACTTCGAGTCGGTGAGCAATCCGGTCAACGAGAAGTTCGTCGCCGACTGGAAAGCCTACGCCAAGGCGAAGAACCTGCCGAACTACGGCACCGCGGTGACCAACGACCCCATGGAAGCCACCTACGTCGGCATCCACATGTGGGCGCAGGCCGTGGAAAAGGCCGGCAGCACCGAGGTCGACAAGGTTCGCGAGGCGATGGCCGGGCAAAGCTTCAAGGCG containing:
- the retS gene encoding hybrid sensor histidine kinase/response regulator RetS yields the protein MVRLRIAIGLLVSFLLLLLGPMSPAVADDAGVSSVPLQTTATTPSVNQNWRLLRDESAQLRIADVLQRKEQFRPLAKRSFIFPASPQAVWLQVQLPAQKVPSWLWIFAPRVQYLDYYLVQDGQLVRDQHTGESRPFQERPLPSRSYLFSLPVDGKPMTLYVRMTSNHPLMAWFDQIDEAGLVGLEKPAYAFGMLLGGMLLLLMYNLIRFAYSRSASSLWLAAVHAALAVCAAANLGLVAFWLPGLKFNQSLTADLGALGAAVSLLWFACSFFRGTAESRLNRLLQGEALLILAVGAIIAFTQQLWFSWLIYLLVILSSLSVPLIAAWHWYRGYQPARLIVAGMIVFNAGFMVFLPVLFGTKQLDPGWLVLGVFSFATLAGLVLSVSLTERQRLIQQLNLQQRTSEAAHTAELQTKAEFLAKISHEIRTPMNGVLGMTELLLGTPLSAKQRDYVQTIHSAGNELLTLINEILDISKLESGQIELDEVQFDLNALIEDCLDIFRVKAEQQRIELISFTQPQVPRVIGGDPTRLRQVVLSLLDNAFKQTEEGEILLVVALDDQGETPRLRIAVQDSGHPFDAKEREALLTAELHSGDFLSASKLGSHLGLIIARQLVRLMGGEFGIQSGSSQGTTLSLTLPLDPQQLENPTADLDGPLQGARLLVVDDNETCRKVLVQQCSGWGLNVSAVSSGKEALAQLRTKAHLREYFDVVLLDQDMPGMTGMQLAAKIKEDPNLNHDILLIMLTGISNAPSKIIARNAGIKRILAKPVAGYTLKATLADELAQRGVSGVTNYLQPAKEAQAPSLPSDFRILVAEDNSISTKVIRGMLNKLNLQPDTASNGQEALSAMKATQYDLVLMDCEMPVLDGFSATEQLRAWEAHEQRPHTPVVALTAHILSEHKERARLVGMDGHMAKPVELSQLRELIAYWVGERDRRRQGDALPS
- a CDS encoding MarC family protein, whose protein sequence is MHLLFSVYLKMLVLYSPFFVLSCFISLSRGFGPRDRKRMAWRVALAALIASVALYLFGRYIFILFGITADAFRIGAGSVLFISALGMAQGRAAVQSDNVQQDVTIVPLTIPLTVGPGTIGALLVMGVGQGWEAKLISLVAIFLACLTLGTTLYLSDRIERLLGDQGLQIVSRLMGLFVCALAAQIIVTGLKGSLFPG
- the urtA gene encoding urea ABC transporter substrate-binding protein, giving the protein MKRRSLLKAFTLSASIASMGLSWSIQAAETIKVGILHSLSGTMAISETSLKDMALMTIDEINAKGGVNGRKLEAVVVDPASNWPLFAEKARQLLTQDKVAVVFGCWTSVSRKSVLPVFEELNGLLFYPVQYEGEELSPNVFYTGAAPNQQAIPAVEYLMSEDGGGARRFFLLGTDYVYPRTTNKILRAFLHSKGVDDKDIQEVYTPFGHSDYQTIVADIKKFAAGGKTAVVSTVNGDSNVPFYKELANQGLEATEVPVVAFSVGEEELRGIDTKPLVGNLAAWNYFESVSNPVNEKFVADWKAYAKAKNLPNYGTAVTNDPMEATYVGIHMWAQAVEKAGSTEVDKVREAMAGQSFKAPSGYTLVMDKSNHHLHKPVMIGEIQDDGQFEVVWKTPEPLRAQPWSPFIPGNEKKPEHALKSN